From a region of the Cygnus atratus isolate AKBS03 ecotype Queensland, Australia chromosome 3, CAtr_DNAZoo_HiC_assembly, whole genome shotgun sequence genome:
- the LOC118259047 gene encoding translation initiation factor eIF-2B subunit delta-like, with protein sequence MQKGRAFRVIVVDSRPRLEGRETLRRLVRKGIHCTYVMINAISYVLPEVSKVLLGAHALLANGSVMSRVGTSQIALVSKAYNVPVLVCCETYKFCERVQTDSFVSNELDDPDDLIVLRKGQAQLGGWSENKSLRLLNLVYDVTPPDLVDLVITDLGMIPCTSVPVVLRVKNVDQQ encoded by the exons ATGCAGAAGGGCCGGGCGTTCCGTGTGATCGTGGTGGACAGCCGGCCGCGGCTGGAGGGCCGGGAGACACTGCGCCGGCTGGTGCGCAAGGGCATTCACTGCACCTATGTGATGATCAACGCCATTTCCTATGTGCTGCCTGAG GTGTCCAAAGTGCTGCTAGGAGCCCATGCGCTGCTAGCCAACGGCTCAGTCATGTCCCGGGTGGGGACATCCCAGATAGCGCTGGTCTCCAAGGCTTACAACGTGCCCGTGCTGGTGTGCTGTGAGACCTACAAGTTCTGCGAGCGGGTGCAGACAGATTCCTTTGTCTCCAACGAGCTGG ATGACCCCGATGACCTGATCGTGCTCCGCAAGGGGCAGGCCCAGCTGGGCGGCTGGTCAGAGAACAAGTCCTTGCGCCTCCTCAACCTGGTCTACGACGTGACACCGCCCGACCTGGTGGATCTGGTCATCACAGACCTGGGCATGATCCCCTGCACCTCGGTGCCCGTCGTCCTGCGCGTCAAGAACGTGGATCAGCAGTAG
- the GTF3C2 gene encoding general transcription factor 3C polypeptide 2, whose protein sequence is MLRVPEDPAPPAGAEPSARGAEGAAAEPRKEAGPERGARSPADSGGRGEPSGSAANGSVPAAPRRRGRKSKAELLVLKLSRDLQCPAPEPICVQKVLEGSEASEALEAAPGRRPKRRAAKVALLYLQELAEELTSAYQPPAPNEGAQEPEPECVQKKRRRKKEEETDSDDPAQDADFVPSKEVLLQAEEEEGSDAPLSEVSESELEPLRRHSMKTSSAGRSKPQCRGLAPNGFPNSVMAPVEKCSSITCSLREQKYSRWEFPDWIPLVHKWTCLSESEAAQYLPAEEKSPLFAIQREGIEDNGALYRLNRFNSLQPHEERRDVSFFVGGPVWAMEWCPTPEGSAATQYVCLYCHKSMDETHSVAGLHRGPALLQLWSLGTLQQEGSADKAGLAYAVATDHGCVWDMKFCPSGAWEPPSTSRKHPQMSRLGLLAVAFSDGSVVLYALPHPGALQSCKRTQVKDGSLPKHVICKVQCTTTLQVGSIQAGSPSESGQCFSVSWMPSKPHHHLAAGFYDGTVAIWNLLTKSLLQRVCQPDGSLKLYPFQSFLAHDHAVRSIEWCKANSNFLVTAGNDRKIKFWDLRRLYEPINSIKRFLSTEVAWLLPYNGVTVAQDNCYASYGLCGIHYIDAGYLGFKAYFVAPRKGTVWSISGSDWLNTVAAGDITGELVAAVLPDLAINPLNVKRSSDRRFPVYKADLLPCGPTGPENSEQALPKTRLYSEMVAKAYVRFRDTDLRSFKNFSSREPMRRMHAQEVKAELSLDRLQLESLHKVRFSPNLDSHGWLVSGGQAGIVRAHCMAGLASGTDQQLLPQCRARFSSLYGAEPCSPSPAAASPLPAE, encoded by the exons atgTTGCGGGTTCCGG AGGACCCGGCGCCGCCCGCAGGTGCGGAGCCTTCGGCACGCGGCGCGGAGGGGGCGGCGGCCGAGCCCCGGAAGGAGGCCGGCCCGGAGCGCGgagcccgcagccccgctgACTCCGGCGGCCGCGGCGAGCCCTCGGGGAGCGCAGCGAACGGCTCCGTGCCCGCGGCGCCCAGGAGGCGGGGGCGGAAATCCAAGGcggagctgctggtgctgaaGCTGTCCCGGGACCTGCAGTGCCCGGCCCCGGAGCCCATCTGCGTGCAGAAGGTGCTGGAGGGCAGCGAGGCCTCGGAGGCGCTGGAGGCCGCCCCCGGCAGGCGCCCCAAGCGGCGGGCAGCCAAAGT GGCATTGCTTTACCttcaggagctggcagaggagctgacATCTGCGTaccagcccccagctcccaacGAGGGTGCCCAGGAGCCAGAGCCTGAGTGTGTCCAGAAGAAGCGTCggaggaaaaaggaggaggaaactGACAGCGATGATCCTGCACAAGATGCTGACTTCGTGCCCTCAAAGGAGGTGTTGCTgcaggctgaggaggaggaagggagcgATGCTCCGCTCAGCGAGGTGTCAGAGTCAGAGCTGGAGCCACTCCGGCGGCACAGCATGAAAACGTCATCTGCAGGG AGGTCCAAGCCCCAGTGCCGAGGCCTTGCTCCCAATGGCTTCCCCAACTCCGTCATGGCCCCGGtggagaagtgctccagcatCACCTGTAGCCT GCGGGAGCAGAAGTACTCTCGGTGGGAGTTCCCTGACTGGATCCCTCTGGTGCACAAGTGGACGTGTCTCTCCGAAAG CGAAGCTGCCCAGTACCTACCGGCAGAGGAGAAGTCTCCCCTCTTCGCGATCCAGCGGGAGGGCATTGAAGACAACGGTGCCTTGTACAGGCTGAACAG GTTCaactccctgcagccccacgaGGAGCGCCGGGATGTGTCGTTCTTTGTGGGCGGCCCCGTGTGGGCGATGGAGTGGTGCCCAACCCCGGAGGGCTCGGCGGCCACCCAGTACGTGTGCCTGTACTGTCACAAGAGCATGGATGAGACGCACAGCGTGGCGGGGCTCCACAGGGGCCCggcgctgctgcagctctggagcCTGGGCAcgctgcagcaggaggg CTCTGCCGACAAAGCTGGGCTGGCCTACGCTGTCGCTACCGACCACGGCTGCGTCTGGGACATGAAGTTCTGCCCCAGCGGTGCCTGGGAGccacccagcacctccaggaag CACCCTCAGATGAGCCGGCTGGGCCTCCTGGCTGTGGCCTTCTCGGACGGCAGCGTGGTGCTGTACGCCCTCCCGCACCCCGGcgccctgcagagctgcaagagAACCCAGGTAAAAG ATGGGTCCCTCCCCAAGCACGTTATCTGCAAG GTGCAGTGTACCACCACGCTCCAGGTGGGCTCTATCCAGGCGGGGAGCCCATCAGAAAGCGGCCAATGCTTCAGCGTCTCCTGGATGCCATCCAAGCCCCACCATCACCTTGCAGCTGGTTTTTATGACG GCACCGTGGCCATCTGGAACCTGCTCACCAAGTCCCTGCTGCAGCGTGTGTGCCAGCCCGACGGCTCCCTCAAGCTCTACCCTTTCCAGAGCTTCCTAGCCCACGACCACGCTGTGCGGAGCATCGAGTGGTGCAAAGCCAACAG CAACTTCCTGGTCACGGCAGGGAATGACAGGAAGATCAAGTTCTGGGACCTGCGGCGGCTCTATGAGCCCATCAACAGCATCAAGCGGTTCCTCAGCACCGAGGTGGCCTGGTTGCTGCCCTACAATGGGGTTACCGTGGCCCAGGACAACTGCTATGCCTC TTATGGTCTCTGTGGGATCCACTACATTGACGCCGGGTATCTGGGCTTCAAGGCTTATTTTGTGGCCCCTCGCAAGGGGACTGTGTGG AGCATATCTGGCTCGGACTGGCTGAACACGGTGGCTGCTGGAGACATCACCGGTGAGCTGGTAGCTGCGGTGTTGCCCGACCTGGCCATCAATCCCCTCAACGTCAAGCGCTCGTCGGACCGCAGATTC CCAGTCTACAAAGCTGATCTGCTGCCCTGCGGCCCCACAGGACCAGAGAATAGTGAGCAGGCACTGCCGAAGACCAGGCTCTACAGCGAGATGGTGGCGAAGGCCTACGTTCGGTTTCGGGACACGGACCTG CGCAGCTTCAAGAACTTCTCGAGCCGGGAGCCCATGCGCAGGATGCACGCGCAAGAGgtgaaggcagagctgagccttGACCGCCTGCAGCTGGAGTCCCTGCACAAG GTGCGCTTCAGCCCCAACCTGGACTCACACGGCTGGCTGGTGTCAGGCGGGCAGGCTGGCATCGTGCGGGCGCACTGCATGGCGGGGCTGGCATCTGGCACagaccagcagctgctgccacagtGCCGTGCCCGCTTCAGCTCGCTGTACGGGGCCGAGCcgtgcagccccagccccgccgcagCCTCCCCGCTGCCAGCTGAGTAG
- the SLC30A3 gene encoding probable proton-coupled zinc antiporter SLC30A3, which produces MEPPSPSGSESARLVSPRGGRADGSLRLKRLFAGSRDAPAPLRPGEGGQDARLQARRQLSVACTVCCVFMVGEVIGGYLAHSLAIMTDAAHLLTDVGSMSVSLFSLWVSARPPTKTMSFGWHRSETLGALASVLSIWVVTGALVYLAAARIISNDYEIEARAMLATSASAVGVNLVMAYILHQAPATHGHGGYEQLESVGGCLPSHAPLPGSTSVRAAFVHVVGDLLQSIGVLVAATIIYFKPQCKIADPISTLFFSVFVLGSTLTILRDVFRVLMEGAPRGIQFDAVKEVLLAVSGVRGTHDLHVWALTLSHPVVSVHVAVDASANPETVLREATSQLQSKFGFVSCTVQVEQYQEEALGCPHCQDPPS; this is translated from the exons ATGGAGCCCCCGTCCCCGTCCGGCAGCGAGAGCGCCCGCCTGGTCAGCCCGCGCGGCGGCCGCGCCGACGGCAGCCTGCGCCTCAAGAG gcTGTTCGCAGGCTCCCGGGACGCCCCGGCACCGCTGCGCCCCGGGGAGGGCGGGCAGGACGCG AGGCTCCAGGCCCGGCGGCAGCTGAGCGTCGCCTGCACCGTGTGCTGCGTGTTCATGGTTGGAGAGGTGATAG GTGGGTACCTGGCGCACAGCCTGGCTATCATGACGGACGCGGCCCACCTGCTGACGGACGTGGGCAGCATGTCCGTGAGCCTCTTCTCGCTTTGGGTCTCTGCCCGCCCACCCACCAAGACCATGAGTTTTGGCTGGCACCGCTCAG AGACGCTGGGTGCGCTGGCCTCCGTCCTCTCCATCTGGGTTGTCACCGGGGCTCTTGTCTACCTGGCGGCTGCACGCATCATCAGCAACGACTACGAGATCGAGGCACGAGCCATGCTGGCCACCTCTGCCAGCGCCGTGGGCGTCAACCTGGT catgGCCTACATCCTGCACCAGGCCCCCGCCACCCACGGCCACGGGGGCTACGAGCAGCTGGAGAGCGTGGggggctgcctgcccagccACGCTCCGCTGCCTGGCAGCACCAGCGTCCGTGCAGCCTTTGTCCACGTGGTGGGTgacctgctgcagagcattGGTGTCCTGGTGGCCGCCACCATCATCTACTTCAAG CCCCAGTGCAAGATCGCAGACCCCATCAGTACCCTCTTCTTCTCGGTCTTTGTCCTTGGCTCCACACTCACTATCCTCAGGGACGTCTTCAGAGTCCTCATGGAAG GGGCGCCGCGGGGCATCCAGTTCGACGCAGTGaaggaggtgctgctggcagtgagCGGGGTGAGGGGCACCCACGACCTGCACGTCTGGGCGCTGACGCTGAGCCACCCCGTGGTGTCGGTGCACGTGGCCGTGG ATGCCAGCGCCAACCCTGAGACAGTGCTGCGGGAAGCCAccagccagctgcagagcaaatTTGGCTTCGTGTCATGTACGGTGCAGGTGGAGCAGTACCAGGAGGAGGCGTTGGGCTGCCCGCACTGCCAGGACCCCCCGTCCTGA
- the LOC118259068 gene encoding LOW QUALITY PROTEIN: uridine-cytidine kinase-like 1 (The sequence of the model RefSeq protein was modified relative to this genomic sequence to represent the inferred CDS: deleted 1 base in 1 codon), translating into PGPGAVPLGSLLSRLPLSAPPPRRRTASQCKPEPPLLRTSKRTIYTAGRPPWYSETGAPVDEAFVIGLCGGSASGKTTVATRIIEALDVPWVVLLSMDSFYKVLDEGQQALAARSDYNFDHPDAFDFELLVSVLRKLKKGKSVKVPVYDFTTHSRRREWKTVYGANVIVFEGILAFANKELLKLLDMKVFVDTDSDIRLVRRLQRDIMERGRDIVGVIKQYNKFVKPAFEQYIEPTVQVADIVVPRGGENFVALDLIVQHVHSQLEKREITVRATLASAHQGQPLPKTLSVLENTPQVRGMHTIIRNKDTTRDEFIFYSKRLMRLLIEHALSFLPLKSVTVETPQGTTYEGKRFHRQRITGVSILRAGETMEQALTAVCKDIRLGKILIQTNHDTGEPELHYLRLPKEISEDYVILMDSTVSTGAAAMMAVRVLLDHDVQEDRIFLLSLLMAEMGVHSVAYAFPRVRIITTAVDKRINEEFHIIPGIGNFGDRYFGTDAPSARCESEAMDC; encoded by the exons cccggccccggcgccgtCCCGCTGGGCTCGCTGCTGAGCCGCCTGCCGCTGTCggcgcccccgccgcgccgccggaCCGCCAGCCAGTGCAAGCCGGAGCCGCCGCTGCTGCGCACCAGCAAGCGGACCATCTACACGGCCGGGCGGCCGCCCTGGTACAGCGAGACCGGCGCGCCCGTGGACGAGGCCTTCGTCATCg GGCTGTGCGGCGGCAGCGCCTCGGGCAAGACGACGGTGGCGACGCGGATCATCGAGGCGCTGGACGTGCCCTGGGTCGTGCTGCTCTCCATGGACTCCTTCTACAAG GTGCTGGACGAGGGGCAGCAGGCGCTGGCGGCCCGCAGCGACTACAACTTCGACCACCCCGATGCCTTTGACTTCGAGCTGCTCGTCAGCGTCCTCCGCAAGCTCAAGAAGGGCAAGAGCGTGAAGGTGCCGGTGTACGACTTCACCACGCACAGCCGGCGCCGCGAGTGG AAAACGGTGTATGGGGCAAACGTCATCGTCTTTGAAGGCATACTGGCTTTTGCAAacaaggagctgctgaag CTCCTGGACATGAAGGTGTTTGTGGACACGGACTCTGACATCCGGCTGGTGCGGCGCCTGCAGCGCGACATCATGGAACGTGGACGTGACATCGTGGGTGTCATCAAGCAGTACAACAAGTTTGTGAAGCCGGCCTTCGAGCAGTACATTGAGCCTACCGTGCAGGTTGCGGACATCGTGGTGCCCAGGG GTGGGGAGAACTTTGTGGCCCTGGACCTCATTGTGCAGCACGTGCACAGCCAGCTTGAGAAG CGTGAGATCACTGTCAG GGCAACTCTGGCCTCTGCGCACCAAGGGCAGCCCCTGCCAAAGACGTTAAGTGTCCTGGAGAACACGCCGCAGGTGCGGGGCATGCACACCATCATCAG GAACAAGGACACGACCAGGGATGAATTCATCTTCTACTCCAAGCGCCTGATGAGGCTGTTGATCGAGCACGCCCTCTCCTTCCTGCCGCTGAAG TCGGTTACGGTGGAGACGCCCCAGGGGACGACGTACGAAGGGAAGCGATTCCACAGGCAGAGG ATCACCGGCGTGTCCATACTGAGAGCCGGGGAGACCATGGAGCAGGCCCTGACCGCTGTCTGCAAGGACATCCGCCTGGGCAAGATCCTGATTCAGACCAACCACGACACGGGAGAGCCCGAG CTCCACTACCTGCGCCTGCCCAAGGAGATCAGCGAGGACTACGTCATCCTCATGGACAGCACCGTGTCCACGGGAGCCGCGGCCATGATGGCGGTGCGCGTCCTGCTG GACCACGACGTCCAGGAGGACAGGATCTTCCTGCTGTCGCTGCTGATGGCGGAGATGGGGGTGCACTCGGTGGCTTACGCCTTTCCCCGTGTCCGCATCATCACCACC GCTGTGGACAAGAGGATCAATGAGGAGTTCCACATCATCCCAGGCATTG GTAACTTCGGGGACAGGTACTTTGGCACCGATGCTCCCTCTGCCCGCTGTGAGAGCGAAGCCATGGACTGCTGA
- the DNAJC5G gene encoding dnaJ homolog subfamily C member 5G isoform X2, with product MAEPGRAQRKLSRVGESLYRVLGLEKGSSPEEIKKAYRRLALRYHPDKNPDDPAAAERFKEINSAHATLSDEDKRRLYDQYGSLGLYVAEQFGDDAVRHYFLMSKWWFQALALCCGALTCCCCCCCCFFCCGTCCPPKEDDSYKYVDPKDLEAQMGAEDGGDPQIPVVAQPPPAGAQPLPSVSTKTEA from the exons ATGGCGGAGCCGGGGCGGGCGCAGCGGAAGCTGTCGCGGGTCGGGGAGAGCCTGTACCGCGTGCTGGGCCTGGAGAAGGGCAGCTCCCCCGAGGAGATCAAGAAGGCCTACCG GAGGCTGGCGCTGCGGTACCACCCCGACAAGAACCCCGACGACCCGGCGGCGGCCGAGCGCTTCAAGGAGATCAACAGCGCCCACGCCACGCTGAGCGACGAGGACAAGCGGCGGCTCTACGACCAGTACGGCTCCCTGGGGCTCTACGTGGCCGAGCAGTTCGGCGACGATGCCGTGCGGCACTACTTCCTCATGTCCAAGTGGTGGTTCCAG GCCCTGGCCCTCTGCTGCGGCGCgctcacctgctgctgctgctgctgctgctgcttcttctgctgcGGGACGTGCTGCCCGCCCAAGGAGGACGACTCCTACAAGTACGTCGACCCCAAGGACCTGGAGGCACAGATGGGCGCGGAGGACGGCGGTGA TCCACAGATCCCGGTTGTGGCGCAGCCCCCGCCTGCCGGCGCACAGCCCCTGCCATCTGTCAGCACCAAGACCGAGGCATGA
- the DNAJC5G gene encoding dnaJ homolog subfamily C member 5G isoform X1: MAEPGRAQRKLSRVGESLYRVLGLEKGSSPEEIKKAYRRLALRYHPDKNPDDPAAAERFKEINSAHATLSDEDKRRLYDQYGSLGLYVAEQFGDDAVRHYFLMSKWWFQALALCCGALTCCCCCCCCFFCCGTCCPPKEDDSYKYVDPKDLEAQMGAEDGGESGGGGPVSPGHGALPPGWTGLSSSGVNSLRGFPCGPGLVTAGRGTARLAGQLLP; this comes from the exons ATGGCGGAGCCGGGGCGGGCGCAGCGGAAGCTGTCGCGGGTCGGGGAGAGCCTGTACCGCGTGCTGGGCCTGGAGAAGGGCAGCTCCCCCGAGGAGATCAAGAAGGCCTACCG GAGGCTGGCGCTGCGGTACCACCCCGACAAGAACCCCGACGACCCGGCGGCGGCCGAGCGCTTCAAGGAGATCAACAGCGCCCACGCCACGCTGAGCGACGAGGACAAGCGGCGGCTCTACGACCAGTACGGCTCCCTGGGGCTCTACGTGGCCGAGCAGTTCGGCGACGATGCCGTGCGGCACTACTTCCTCATGTCCAAGTGGTGGTTCCAG GCCCTGGCCCTCTGCTGCGGCGCgctcacctgctgctgctgctgctgctgctgcttcttctgctgcGGGACGTGCTGCCCGCCCAAGGAGGACGACTCCTACAAGTACGTCGACCCCAAGGACCTGGAGGCACAGATGGGCGCGGAGGACGGCGGTGAGTCGGGTGGAGGAGGTCCTGTGTCACCAGGGCACGGAGCGCTGCCTCCAGGCTGGACCGGGCTCAGCAGCTCTGGCGTTAACAGTTTGCGGGGCTTCCCGTGCGGACCCGGGCTGGTGACGGCGGGCAGGGGCACCGCACGGCTCGCGGGGCAGCTCCTTCCGTGA